The following are encoded in a window of Palaemon carinicauda isolate YSFRI2023 chromosome 31, ASM3689809v2, whole genome shotgun sequence genomic DNA:
- the LOC137624750 gene encoding TRIO and F-actin-binding protein-like, translating into MYVTSSGLNLGENIENNSDNGQILEQRRLKILEQRRVKILEQRRVKIIEQCRVKIIEQWRMKIIKLCRVKILEQRSENSRTVQSENSRTVQSENYRTVQSENYRTVQSENYRTVQSENYRTVQSENYRTVQSDNYRTAKTENYRTAQSENSRTAE; encoded by the coding sequence ATGTACGTAACAAGTTCAGGTCTTAATTTgggagaaaatatagaaaataattctgATAATGGTCAAATTCTCGAACAGCGCAGACTGAAAATTCTCGAACAGCGCAGAGTGAAAATTCTCGAACAGCGCAGAGTGAAAATTATCGAACAGTGCAGAGTGAAAATTATCGAACAGTGGAGAATGAAAATTATCAAACTGTGCAGAGTGAAAATTCTCGAACAGCGCAGTGAAAATTCTCGAACAGTGCAGAGTGAAAATTCTCGAACAGTGCAGAGTGAAAATTATCGAACAGTGCAGAGTGAAAATTATCGAACAGTGCAGAGTGAAAATTATCGAACAGTGCAGAGTGAAAATTATCGAACAGTGCAGAGTGAAAATTATCGAACAGTGCAGAGTGATAATTATCGAACAGCGAAAACTGAAAATTATCGAACAGCGCAGAGTGAAAATTCTCGAACAGCAGAGTGA